TCCATGCATGTAGCCGACTGAGTAGACGACGATGAGGAAGGCTATGAAGGCGACGACGTTGCAGATTATTATGCTCAATGGGTCAACCAGGAGGCCTACCTTGAGGGGGTGTCCAGGGAAGTCTATCCATGTCGTAAAGGTCAATTCGCCGGGGTACTTACCAGTGAAAAGGTATGGAAGCATGGAGGCTGCGCAGATGACGGAGGAGAAAGCGAAGGCCACAGCGGCATAATCCCTGACCCTGTGGCCAAGCCTATTGAGGAGGGGCATTAGTAGAGCGCCGATTATAGGGAGAATCCAGCTTAGCCAAGGCCCAGGGTATTGTAGTAGCATTTCTGTGTTCAATCATTCGCCTCCCGGGGTGATATCCACATATTGGGCTCGCATTCTATATAAAGGATTTACGCTTGAGTAGCTGTAAGAGGAAGGTTTTTGATTAGGTCTAAATACTTGAGTACTCCCCCCTATGATTTAAATGGGTGTTCCCAGTGGTTGATGAGGAAACATAATTGGAATTTCACCTCGTACTTTCATTATTGAATTTCCACCACATTATTAAATTAATCATAAATGAAAAAACTTGTTCATTTTATAAAAATTTTTATTATTTTTTAAATACTAATTTAAGTTGTTCTTGAGTGAAGCATGCATTTTCGAATTCTTGTGTAAGTTTTATAGCATTTACTGGGCACACCTCTTCACATTGAGCACAATATACACACCTTCCTAAGTCAAATGTTATTCCCTTCATATCTCTTCCTCTACCATCTAGCTCTATTGCAAATGCGGGGCAGACCTGTGAGCAGAGGCCGCATCCTATACACCTATCGGAATACCATTCGTGTTTCCCTCTTAGCCCCTCAGGAGAAGGACGCCTCTCGAAGGGGTAAACCAAAGTGGCGGGCTTTTTACCCACATGTTTCAGGAGTTCACGTTCCATGGCCATTCTACATCACCCAGGCAAGCATCTCGATGGCGACTATATATAGAATTGAGATGGGGATAAGATTTCTCCATGCCCATTGGAATACTTGGTCTATCCTGAACCTCGCGAAAAGAGCTCTTAAATTTGATAATACCACCACACAGAGTATTGTCTTCAGTATAAACCAGACCGGCGCAGGTACAGGCCCGGGTCCAAGGGGACCACCTAGAAAGAGTGTCGTCATGAGAGCCGAAGCTGCAACGAGTTTGATATTGTTTCCCAGCCTTATCAATGCAAGTTTCCTACCGCTAAATTCAGCCTGCCAACCCGAAACTATCTCCGTCTCTGCCTCAGGTATATCGAAGGGAACCTTCTCGAGTTCAGCAAGCATGCAAAGAGTCAATATCGCAAAGCCTACAATCATGACAAAGGCTGTCGCGATTCCAAGGACTAAGGAGTAGGGATCTGGCCTTTTAATGAATGAGAAGACGCTTTCTTCTTGCCATTTTACGATCCCACTTAGGGATATGCTTTTAGCAAGAATTGAGGGACCTATAGCTGCGAGGCTGAGGGGGATCTCATAAGATAGCATCTGGAGGGCCGCCCTCATTCCACCGAGGACACTGAACCTGTTGAAGGTGCTCCATCCAGCCATAAAAACAGCTATAACTAGGATCGTGAAAAAGAATATCATCACTACAACATCTCCCTCAAAATTTATATAAGCCTCTGATCCAAGAATAGGAACCATGAAGATCATTGTCAGAGGTATAGAAAATAATATTATCGGTGTAGTATACATAATTAACTTGTCTGCTGCTGAGGGGGTTATATCCTCTTTAGAAAGAAGTTTTATGAGATCTGCTAGGGGCTGCAGTACTCCTGAATAACCCGTGTGAAGAGGCCCAAATCTGTTCTGAAGCCGCGCGAAGAATTTCCTATCTATCCACTCGCAAAAAAGCGAGTAGAAAATTAGAAATAGAAATCCTGGAAATATCAAGAGTTCAATTATTTTTATCAGGGTCTCTGTTGATACCATTTCAACCCATACCTCCTGAGTTGTTCATGAGACCACACATAACGTTCATCCTTATTCACATCTACAATTACCATCCTATCGGTACAACTGAAGCAGGGGTCTATTGAGGCCAAGGTTATCGGGATATCTGCGATATATCCTCCTATAAGCATCTTACAGGCCGATGGTATATTTGCTAGAGTTGGAGAACGTATCTTATACCGGTAGGGTTTATTCCCCCCTCTTGATTTTAGGTAATGTATGAGCTCTCCTCTAGGTGCCTCCCATAAGCTGACCACCTCGGTTTCTGGAACCCTCATAAACACTGGAACTTTAGTTCTAATAGGACCCTCGGGAATGTGATCTATGCAATAGCGAATAATATTTATGCTTTCAAAGATCTCGTCGCATCTGACGAGTACCCTACTTAAAATGTCGCAACCATCATAGGTTATCACATTAAATGGAATCTCGTCGTAAACGAGATATGGATCATCTGCTCTTACATCACTTTTTACTCCACTTGCTCTTAGGGTTGGTCCGACTGCACATAGTGAGATAGCATCACTTGTTTTTAGTATTCCAACATCTAAGGTTCGGAGAATAACAGTTCTCTCGTTTGCACATAGATTTTTATAGTATTTCGTTCTTTCTTCCAATATATTACATCCTTTTAAGATATCTCTAGCTAGTTCTGGATTTAAATCTCTTCTTACACCACCTATTGTTGGTATAGCTTTGTTAACTCTATTCCCAGAAAATCTTTCAATTAGATCCATAACTAATTCTCTATCTCTCCAAACATAGAAGAAGAGTGTGTCAAAACCAACTTCATGAGCTGCAACTCCCAGCCAGAGTAGATGGCTATGTATCCTCTCAAGCTCTGCGTTTAGGACCCTTAAATATTTTGCTCTCTCAGGTATATTGAGCCCCATAGCTTCTTCAACCGCATTAGTGAAGTTAGTCATGTGACAACATGAGCATATTCCACAGACACGTTCAAGAAGATATAGATTTTGAATGTATGTTCTATTCTCTAAAGCCTTCTCTATTCCTCTATGATTATATCCAATTCTAGCCTTGACATCAACGACATATTCTCCATCAACTTTAATCATGAAGTTTTCCGGTTCTTTAAGGGCAGGGTGCTGTGGACCGATGGGTATAATAAATTCAGTTTTCTCCATGTTCCATCAACTTCCTCCTTATCTCCTCTAGACCCCACCTCTTCTGCAGTGGATGAATTTCATCTGGCCAACCCTCAGGGAGAACGAGCTTAGATAGGTCTGGGTGCCCATCAAATACCACACCGATGAGGTCATGAACCTCACGCTCGTAGAGAACAGCTCCAGGCAATATGTCAACAATCGAGGGGACGGTACCCTCTTGAGGTACCTTTACTCTGAGGGATAAGGTCATCCCCTTCTTCGCCCCCTGCCTCGTCAGGTGGTATATTACTTCAGCACCATCCTCCACATCCACACCACTAATTGTTGATAGATGTTCAAATCCCCTTTCAGATAAATGCTTCACAGCATCTCTTAATTTTTCAACTTTTATAGTAACAAAAATTCTTCTATTTCTTTTAACATTATATTCCAAAACATTTTCATTTCCTACAACTTTTTTTAATTCTTCAACAATATTAAAATGTTCATCAGAAATTTCCATAATAAACCTCCTAATAACCCAGTTTCTTCAAAAGTTTTACAACTCCATCTAAAATAGCTTCCGGTTTTGGGGCACATCCTGGAATATAGGCATCTACGGGAATAACCTTGTCCACCCCTTCATAAACGTTGTAACATTCCTGGAATACCCCTCCACTAATTGCGCAAGATCCTACAGCGACTACAGCTTTAGGCTCAGGCATCTGCTCATATATTCTTACAAGTCTGTCTTTTACTTGCCTAGTCACGGAGCCCGTAACTACTAGAACATCACCATGTCTTGGACTACCCCTAAGAAGGGCTCCAAACCTCTCAACATCATATCGGGGCGTCAGAGCTGCAACCACCTCGATATCGCATCCATTACATGCTCCTGCATTGAAGTGCACAAGCCAGGGGGATCTCGTTCTAGCCCATCCAATCAAGCCCAAGTCCATCACCTCAAGAAATCTATCAGAGGGACAACGAAGACAAGTATCATAAGAATGAAAATGGTCGGCACTATTCCAGGCCGGGCTAGAGAGGTGACGAATATCCAAGCCAAAATATGGAATATAACAAAGAAAACTGTGTAAAGATAGAACCTTTCTATATTAACCTGAAGCCTTAGTGGTGGAATATCCTCTCCGCAAGCATAAGGCGCCAACTTTCCAGGAGTCTTTTTACCTTGAGGTGAAATTTTAGAACTTATCCAGTATAAAAGTAATCCTACTAATATCGATAAAAGGAATATTAGAAAGATCGATTCCACCACTTTTTCCCACAAGGCTCTCCATTTTTCATAAAACTCAGATTATTAAAGTTTTTCCCCAGATGCTTAAGAGATATAACCTAAGGCCTTGGGTTAGACCTGCATAATTCAGCCGAATCATAGGCACTTTATATGGACAAAGATTTTTGAGGCGATTTTGAGCTTCGAAAGTTGCTCCTATATATTATTTTACGGCCTGGCGTCAAGATGGCTTCAAAAAGAGTAAGTTCTTTCCTCTTGAATTCGTGAAGGCTATATAAACTAGGGGTATGATTGAGTTAAAATGGGAAGAGGAGCCGGTTCTATAATGCCCCCGAAGCCTCAAAAAGGCTATTAGGAATTTATATGATTTAGAACACCGATGTCTGGAACTGGAATTTGAGTTCGAGGCTTTATTAGAGGAGACTTTGCTTCTTAAGTTGGAGACTAAAATGTAAGGTTAATTTTATGCTAGATGTCACCTAACTTTCTAGGGCAAAGCATAAATATTTTTCCCATAGGAAGATAGGGGATAAAGGCAGGAGGGGACAAATGGAAAACCTGCTCCACTTGATTCTACTCGGAACGATAATTTTGATGGCCTTCTTTGTGGCCGAGGCAAAGGAGATGCTCCACGCTGTTCTTAGCTTATTTGGCATGTGCGTAACAATTGGTCTGCTTTACT
This sequence is a window from Candidatus Bathyarchaeota archaeon. Protein-coding genes within it:
- a CDS encoding 4Fe-4S binding protein codes for the protein MERELLKHVGKKPATLVYPFERRPSPEGLRGKHEWYSDRCIGCGLCSQVCPAFAIELDGRGRDMKGITFDLGRCVYCAQCEEVCPVNAIKLTQEFENACFTQEQLKLVFKK
- a CDS encoding NADH-quinone oxidoreductase subunit H, coding for MVSTETLIKIIELLIFPGFLFLIFYSLFCEWIDRKFFARLQNRFGPLHTGYSGVLQPLADLIKLLSKEDITPSAADKLIMYTTPIILFSIPLTMIFMVPILGSEAYINFEGDVVVMIFFFTILVIAVFMAGWSTFNRFSVLGGMRAALQMLSYEIPLSLAAIGPSILAKSISLSGIVKWQEESVFSFIKRPDPYSLVLGIATAFVMIVGFAILTLCMLAELEKVPFDIPEAETEIVSGWQAEFSGRKLALIRLGNNIKLVAASALMTTLFLGGPLGPGPVPAPVWFILKTILCVVVLSNLRALFARFRIDQVFQWAWRNLIPISILYIVAIEMLAWVM
- a CDS encoding nickel-dependent hydrogenase large subunit — protein: MEKTEFIIPIGPQHPALKEPENFMIKVDGEYVVDVKARIGYNHRGIEKALENRTYIQNLYLLERVCGICSCCHMTNFTNAVEEAMGLNIPERAKYLRVLNAELERIHSHLLWLGVAAHEVGFDTLFFYVWRDRELVMDLIERFSGNRVNKAIPTIGGVRRDLNPELARDILKGCNILEERTKYYKNLCANERTVILRTLDVGILKTSDAISLCAVGPTLRASGVKSDVRADDPYLVYDEIPFNVITYDGCDILSRVLVRCDEIFESINIIRYCIDHIPEGPIRTKVPVFMRVPETEVVSLWEAPRGELIHYLKSRGGNKPYRYKIRSPTLANIPSACKMLIGGYIADIPITLASIDPCFSCTDRMVIVDVNKDERYVWSHEQLRRYGLKWYQQRP
- a CDS encoding NADH-quinone oxidoreductase subunit C; its protein translation is MEISDEHFNIVEELKKVVGNENVLEYNVKRNRRIFVTIKVEKLRDAVKHLSERGFEHLSTISGVDVEDGAEVIYHLTRQGAKKGMTLSLRVKVPQEGTVPSIVDILPGAVLYEREVHDLIGVVFDGHPDLSKLVLPEGWPDEIHPLQKRWGLEEIRRKLMEHGEN
- a CDS encoding NADH-quinone oxidoreductase subunit B family protein, whose amino-acid sequence is MDLGLIGWARTRSPWLVHFNAGACNGCDIEVVAALTPRYDVERFGALLRGSPRHGDVLVVTGSVTRQVKDRLVRIYEQMPEPKAVVAVGSCAISGGVFQECYNVYEGVDKVIPVDAYIPGCAPKPEAILDGVVKLLKKLGY
- a CDS encoding NADH-quinone oxidoreductase subunit A, giving the protein MWEKVVESIFLIFLLSILVGLLLYWISSKISPQGKKTPGKLAPYACGEDIPPLRLQVNIERFYLYTVFFVIFHILAWIFVTSLARPGIVPTIFILMILVFVVPLIDFLR
- a CDS encoding NADH-quinone oxidoreductase subunit J, translated to MENLLHLILLGTIILMAFFVAEAKEMLHAVLSLFGMCVTIGLLYWVLSAPYVAVFQLAIYGGAVIVLLISVVMLTRGEENE